One window of the Peptacetobacter hiranonis genome contains the following:
- a CDS encoding ABC transporter permease, whose protein sequence is MRIYRKLSLLYMKKNKSRTVMMFAIVIATVAFMLSIDMIKISQAYNKVEAYKKAYGDYHVEHVDISKEKLEKVENDDRVGYRDNVQNLGFLINKENGTRVELKSFNGENDNSKNYFDRKGQILKGNKPKDNNEIVLDEESAKNLGVSENPIGKTISFELRKKYNLPNGEERLYSENKKFKVVGIVEREYKGLNSSLAGKVEQERGISYTYGDFRGKNIIPKEAITYDVILRFTGNELLAGKKIEYLMMDLKLGRMSVNPNGNYLSAMYSINDLRDLENINKNNLILILTVILLVFNMLNIIWGEYLREISMLRLIGARKRDIRLMVVYQSILLAIIGIAIGIIVGLGITEIGINVFKDTTLELAKLKPKMHIDLDVVSKTITVSVLAIVLATIIPVIKIGRVGCMEAVSNSLKTKNKGKQSKVGNFIQNRLGIYRYMGVRNLWLKKTRTLVSILTISLCGYLIIYTFSSMQDEVDDKIRRIYYKYDMEFKPGISNDVEAFKISDDKIEKIKSIDGIKKTSASFNADTTFIEEKNNINKIFMDYYGIKESEKVEFESYLRFLDNEDIQEKVEPYMLEGKKSKDILGKTDGYINVAVFNSFYDVTKTNTYHSIYKNLKVGDIIDIGVNYHNGDKIEKRNVKVRVGAILKDDWQSYGDSLSPDKFEVITSEDSMKELLGFKAYNNLTVDYKDIDNLAENRKIEKYARKNIPGAVILKESFYNDQKQADKNIFRESMINITLILMIAAISIFCTVKSNLLERRKEIFTMRALGMSAKDMSRMNMWESMTYALLSVLFGIGLATYALFKFVEWNNNAYTNFGIEHFMDFTFPYPQAIIFAVVTLATCIIAVKLANRDFKNKEISDGMRDIDS, encoded by the coding sequence ATGAGAATATACAGAAAATTATCTCTTTTATATATGAAGAAGAATAAATCAAGAACAGTTATGATGTTTGCAATAGTAATAGCAACAGTAGCATTTATGTTATCTATAGATATGATTAAAATTTCTCAAGCATATAATAAGGTTGAAGCATATAAAAAAGCATACGGAGATTATCATGTTGAACATGTAGATATTAGTAAAGAAAAGTTAGAAAAGGTAGAAAATGATGATAGAGTAGGATACAGGGACAATGTACAAAACTTAGGATTTTTAATAAATAAAGAAAATGGAACAAGAGTAGAATTAAAATCATTTAATGGAGAAAATGATAATTCAAAGAATTATTTTGATAGAAAAGGTCAGATTCTTAAAGGAAATAAACCTAAAGATAATAATGAAATAGTCCTAGATGAAGAAAGTGCTAAGAATTTAGGTGTATCAGAAAATCCTATAGGAAAGACAATTTCTTTTGAACTTAGAAAAAAGTATAATCTTCCTAATGGAGAGGAAAGATTATACTCTGAAAATAAAAAATTCAAGGTTGTTGGAATTGTAGAAAGAGAGTATAAGGGATTAAATAGTAGTCTTGCTGGAAAAGTTGAACAAGAAAGAGGAATAAGTTATACATATGGTGATTTTAGAGGAAAAAATATAATACCAAAAGAAGCAATAACATATGATGTAATACTTAGATTTACAGGAAATGAATTATTAGCTGGTAAAAAAATAGAATATTTAATGATGGATTTGAAATTAGGCAGAATGTCTGTAAATCCAAACGGTAATTACTTATCAGCAATGTATTCAATAAATGATTTAAGAGATTTAGAAAATATTAATAAGAATAATTTAATTTTAATATTAACAGTCATACTTTTAGTATTTAATATGTTAAATATAATTTGGGGTGAATATCTAAGAGAAATAAGTATGTTAAGGCTTATTGGAGCAAGAAAAAGAGATATAAGATTAATGGTAGTATATCAATCAATTTTGCTTGCTATAATAGGAATCGCTATAGGAATAATTGTTGGATTAGGTATTACAGAAATAGGAATAAATGTATTTAAAGACACAACACTAGAACTAGCTAAATTAAAACCAAAAATGCATATAGACTTAGATGTAGTATCAAAGACAATAACGGTATCAGTATTAGCGATAGTGTTAGCGACAATAATTCCTGTTATAAAAATAGGAAGAGTAGGATGCATGGAGGCAGTATCAAATTCTTTAAAAACTAAAAATAAAGGAAAACAATCAAAAGTAGGAAACTTTATTCAAAATAGATTAGGAATATACAGATATATGGGAGTTAGAAATCTTTGGCTTAAAAAGACAAGAACTCTTGTATCAATTCTAACAATTTCACTTTGTGGATATCTAATAATATATACTTTTTCAAGTATGCAAGATGAAGTAGATGATAAAATAAGAAGAATATACTATAAATATGATATGGAATTTAAACCAGGAATTTCTAATGATGTAGAGGCGTTTAAAATCTCTGATGACAAAATAGAAAAAATAAAAAGTATAGATGGCATTAAAAAAACAAGCGCTTCTTTTAATGCAGATACTACATTTATTGAAGAAAAAAATAATATAAACAAAATTTTTATGGATTATTATGGAATAAAAGAAAGTGAAAAAGTTGAATTTGAAAGTTATCTTAGATTTTTGGATAATGAAGATATACAAGAAAAAGTAGAACCATATATGTTGGAAGGAAAAAAATCTAAAGATATATTAGGAAAAACAGATGGATATATAAATGTAGCTGTATTTAATAGTTTTTACGATGTTACAAAAACAAATACTTACCACAGTATATATAAAAATTTAAAGGTAGGGGATATCATTGATATAGGTGTAAATTATCATAATGGAGATAAAATAGAAAAAAGAAATGTAAAAGTTAGAGTAGGAGCTATTCTTAAAGATGACTGGCAATCTTATGGAGATTCTCTTTCTCCAGATAAATTTGAAGTTATAACATCTGAAGATAGTATGAAAGAGTTATTAGGATTTAAAGCATATAATAATCTTACTGTAGATTATAAAGATATTGATAATTTAGCAGAAAATAGAAAAATAGAAAAATATGCAAGAAAAAATATACCAGGTGCTGTTATTTTAAAAGAAAGTTTTTATAATGATCAAAAACAAGCAGATAAAAATATATTTAGAGAAAGCATGATAAATATAACACTAATACTTATGATAGCAGCGATAAGTATATTCTGTACAGTTAAATCAAACCTTCTAGAAAGAAGAAAAGAGATATTTACAATGAGAGCATTGGGAATGTCTGCTAAGGATATGAGTAGAATGAATATGTGGGAATCAATGACATATGCTTTATTGAGTGTATTATTTGGAATAGGATTAGCTACATATGCACTTTTCAAATTTGTTGAGTGGAACAATAATGCATATACAAACTTTGGAATAGAACATTTTATGGACTTTACATTCCCATATCCACAAGCGATAATATTCGCTGTTGTTACATTAGCTACTTGTATAATAGCAGTAAAATTAGCTAATAGAGATTTTAAGAATAAAGAAATATCAGATGGTATGAGAGATATAGATTCATAA
- a CDS encoding ABC transporter permease translates to MKIYRKLSSLYMKKNKSRTLMMFIMVIATVAFMISMDMIEVSQTYNRMEAFKKSYGDYHCEYVDISKEKLEKVENDNRVGYKDNVQNLGFLINKENGTRVELKSFNGENDNPMNFFDRKAQVLEGRKPKNNGEIVLDEESAKNLGVSGNPIGKTISFELRKEYTLPSGEKKLYSENKSFKVVGTVKRTYKEARTISSSSTGAEQKRGISYTYGDFEGKSIIPQEALTYDIILRFKGNELVASNKVDKLVNDYNLGRLTINANSNYLSELFSINDLKSVKEINQNNIVLIITVILLVFNMMNIIWSEYLREISMLRLIGARKRDIRFMVVYQSILLAVFGTIIGIVLGIGITKLGLIIFKDPLLNEIGISPNLHIDKDVIMKTANISIFAIVLATIIPVIRIGRVGCMEAISNSTKHKKREKQSKIGKFIQDKFGIFRYMGIRNLWTKKTRTLVSILTITLCGYLIMYTFSSIEEEVNDKIRTIYYKYDVETSIGIANDPETYKIPDEKIEKIRKMDGVKVVNPSYNATSTFVADKKNVEKAFIDYYGLEGDKKVECENHLRFYSNQGLKKYVEPYMLDGKTAEELETKTDGYINVAVYNSFYDMIKTSTQKKIFKDLKQGDIIDIGVKYHNGDKIEKKNVKVRVAAILEPDWMSYGDALMPYKFEVITSEDNMKELLGFKAYNNLTVDYESFENEKANRKVEEYITQNIPGSIALKVGFANIQNNSKKEVFRKSMINITLVLMIAAISIFCTVKSNLMERRKEIFTMRALGMSAKDMNSMNMFEAITYAVLSIVSGIALATYKLVKYVEWNNNAYTNFGIEHFMDFTFPYPQAIIFAVVTLATCIIAVKLANRDFKNKEISDGMRDIDS, encoded by the coding sequence ATGAAAATATATAGAAAGTTATCTTCTTTATATATGAAGAAGAATAAATCAAGGACTTTGATGATGTTTATCATGGTAATAGCTACAGTTGCATTTATGATTTCTATGGATATGATTGAAGTATCTCAAACATATAATAGAATGGAAGCATTTAAAAAGTCTTATGGAGATTATCATTGTGAGTATGTAGATATTAGCAAAGAAAAGTTAGAAAAGGTAGAAAATGATAATAGAGTAGGATACAAGGACAATGTACAAAACTTAGGATTTTTAATAAATAAAGAAAATGGAACAAGAGTAGAATTAAAATCATTTAATGGAGAAAATGATAATCCTATGAATTTCTTTGATAGAAAGGCACAGGTGTTGGAAGGAAGAAAGCCTAAAAATAACGGCGAAATAGTATTAGATGAAGAAAGTGCTAAAAATTTGGGAGTATCAGGTAACCCAATAGGAAAGACAATATCTTTTGAGCTTAGAAAAGAATACACTCTACCAAGTGGTGAGAAAAAGTTATATTCAGAAAATAAGAGTTTTAAAGTAGTTGGAACAGTAAAAAGGACGTATAAAGAAGCAAGGACTATAAGTAGTTCAAGTACAGGTGCTGAGCAAAAAAGAGGAATTTCTTATACATACGGAGATTTTGAAGGGAAAAGTATAATACCACAGGAAGCATTAACATATGATATTATACTTAGATTTAAAGGAAATGAATTGGTTGCTAGTAATAAAGTAGATAAATTAGTAAATGATTACAATCTTGGAAGACTAACAATAAATGCAAATTCAAATTATTTATCAGAATTATTTTCTATTAATGATTTAAAAAGTGTAAAAGAGATAAATCAAAATAATATAGTTTTGATAATAACAGTTATACTTTTAGTATTTAATATGATGAATATAATATGGAGTGAATATCTTAGAGAAATAAGTATGCTAAGACTTATTGGAGCAAGGAAAAGAGATATAAGATTTATGGTAGTATATCAATCTATACTTCTTGCAGTATTTGGAACAATTATAGGAATTGTATTAGGGATTGGTATAACAAAATTAGGATTAATTATTTTTAAAGATCCTTTATTGAACGAGATAGGAATTAGTCCTAATCTACACATTGATAAAGATGTAATTATGAAAACAGCAAATATATCTATATTTGCAATAGTATTAGCTACAATAATTCCAGTTATTAGAATTGGTAGAGTAGGATGTATGGAAGCTATATCTAACTCTACAAAACACAAAAAAAGAGAAAAGCAATCTAAAATAGGAAAGTTTATTCAAGATAAATTCGGAATATTTAGATATATGGGAATTAGAAATCTTTGGACTAAAAAGACTAGAACTCTTGTATCAATACTTACAATAACACTTTGTGGATATTTAATAATGTATACTTTTTCTAGTATAGAAGAAGAGGTAAATGATAAGATAAGAACAATATATTATAAATATGATGTAGAAACTTCTATAGGTATAGCAAATGACCCAGAAACATACAAAATACCGGATGAAAAAATAGAAAAAATAAGAAAGATGGATGGAGTAAAAGTAGTAAATCCATCATATAATGCGACATCTACATTTGTAGCAGATAAGAAAAATGTTGAAAAAGCATTTATAGATTATTACGGTTTAGAAGGTGACAAAAAAGTAGAATGTGAAAATCATCTTAGATTTTATAGTAATCAAGGATTAAAGAAATATGTTGAACCATATATGCTAGATGGAAAGACTGCTGAAGAATTAGAAACAAAAACTGATGGATATATAAATGTGGCTGTTTACAATAGTTTTTATGATATGATAAAAACTAGTACTCAGAAAAAGATATTTAAAGATTTAAAACAAGGGGATATAATCGATATTGGTGTAAAATACCATAATGGAGATAAAATAGAAAAGAAAAATGTAAAAGTAAGAGTAGCAGCTATTTTAGAACCTGATTGGATGTCTTATGGTGATGCACTAATGCCATATAAATTTGAGGTTATAACATCTGAAGATAATATGAAAGAACTTTTAGGATTTAAAGCATATAATAACTTGACTGTAGATTATGAAAGTTTTGAAAATGAAAAAGCAAATCGTAAAGTAGAAGAATATATAACACAAAATATACCAGGAAGTATAGCTTTAAAAGTAGGTTTTGCCAATATTCAGAATAATTCTAAAAAAGAAGTGTTCAGAAAAAGCATGATAAACATAACTTTAGTACTTATGATTGCAGCAATAAGTATATTCTGTACAGTTAAATCTAACTTAATGGAAAGAAGAAAAGAGATATTTACAATGAGAGCTTTAGGAATGTCTGCTAAAGATATGAATAGTATGAATATGTTCGAAGCAATAACATATGCAGTATTAAGTATAGTATCTGGAATAGCCTTAGCAACATACAAACTTGTAAAATATGTTGAGTGGAACAATAATGCATATACAAACTTTGGTATAGAGCATTTTATGGACTTTACATTCCCATATCCACAGGCGATAATATTCGCTGTTGTTACATTAGCTACTTGTATAATAGCAGTAAAATTAGCAAATAGAGATTTTAAAAATAAAGAAATATCAGATGGTATGAGAGATATAGATTCATAA
- a CDS encoding ATP-binding protein, with translation MDVLIGECIDLTCIILSISILNWVVGYRKYSDIDFLKNIVIQATIIIVLYIVSRYISLWNIAILDNNINQHSSLSFNLIEIIKNMRISKEKAIWIISNIVIMIGIIYIYSKVYKLEWKKFTFLYILTGQYISMIENYFLSRFLFTFENEISMSSPLSLKFELHDWNIFNIKIIIIAITIWISVIILDKLIDRFLKNKIYRYSINIIMLNFVYIILMQYVIKTEKYGINRSELYIIIIEIIPMFTIISTVIILYIILEIKKQSEEKVKEKEMYTRLESKNDYYEKLEKSQEDIRRLYHDMNNHLYAIKNMNKNKSDSLEYIESIQNELNKANQIKASGNAIFDIIVDEKMKICENKGIEFILDLDSKNTGFIENIDMSSILGNILDNAIEACDKIENSRKYINLKSMWAKNMFVFICENSKENDVKKVEGRYITSKNDKLKHGIGIKSVEASVKKYNGKMNISCDENTFRIKVVIPKN, from the coding sequence ATGGATGTATTAATTGGTGAGTGTATTGATTTGACTTGTATAATATTATCGATATCTATATTAAATTGGGTAGTGGGATATAGGAAATATAGCGATATAGATTTTTTAAAAAATATAGTTATTCAGGCGACAATAATAATAGTATTGTATATTGTATCAAGATATATCAGCTTATGGAATATAGCTATTTTAGATAATAATATAAACCAACATTCTTCATTATCGTTCAATTTAATAGAGATTATTAAGAATATGAGAATATCTAAGGAAAAAGCAATTTGGATTATAAGTAATATAGTTATAATGATAGGAATTATTTATATATATTCAAAAGTATATAAATTAGAATGGAAAAAGTTTACTTTTTTATATATACTAACAGGACAATATATAAGTATGATTGAGAATTATTTTTTATCAAGATTTTTATTTACATTTGAAAATGAAATAAGTATGTCGAGTCCACTTTCTTTGAAATTTGAATTGCATGACTGGAATATATTTAATATAAAAATAATAATTATAGCAATAACAATTTGGATAAGTGTAATAATATTAGACAAATTAATAGATAGATTTTTAAAGAATAAAATTTATAGGTATTCAATAAATATAATTATGCTAAATTTTGTTTACATAATATTAATGCAATATGTAATAAAGACAGAAAAATATGGAATAAATCGTTCAGAATTGTATATTATTATTATAGAAATAATACCTATGTTTACTATAATATCTACAGTAATAATTCTTTATATAATTCTTGAGATAAAAAAACAAAGTGAAGAAAAAGTAAAAGAAAAAGAAATGTATACTAGACTTGAATCTAAAAATGATTACTATGAAAAATTAGAAAAATCTCAAGAAGATATTAGACGCTTATATCATGATATGAATAATCATCTTTATGCTATAAAAAATATGAATAAAAATAAATCGGATTCTTTAGAGTATATAGAAAGTATACAAAATGAATTAAATAAAGCTAACCAAATTAAAGCAAGTGGAAATGCTATTTTTGATATAATTGTAGACGAAAAAATGAAGATTTGTGAGAATAAAGGGATAGAGTTTATTTTAGATCTAGATTCTAAAAATACAGGATTTATAGAAAATATAGATATGTCTAGTATTTTAGGAAATATACTGGATAATGCAATAGAAGCCTGTGATAAAATTGAAAATAGTAGAAAGTATATAAATTTAAAATCTATGTGGGCTAAAAATATGTTTGTTTTTATTTGTGAAAATAGTAAAGAAAATGATGTTAAAAAAGTAGAAGGACGATATATCACAAGTAAAAATGATAAATTAAAACATGGTATAGGGATAAAAAGTGTTGAAGCTTCTGTAAAGAAATATAATGGAAAAATGAATATCTCTTGTGATGAAAATACATTTAGAATAAAGGTGGTTATCCCCAAAAATTAG
- a CDS encoding LytR/AlgR family response regulator transcription factor — protein MITIGICDDELDVRMDIKNAILNTMIDKDIEYQVKEFSNGEDVIKYIELDNEIDILFLDIQMDGLDGMETARKLREYDRTTEIIFVTSIGEKISEAFEVRAFRFIKKPIQHEVIEKNLKECVVEVAKKRGCFLKIKTDNGFKKVYSRDLIYIEAINKKIKLCTKEGELECRGNLNDIVSNFEKQLFIQCHRSYIVNMIYIEEIYNRDIIMENGARIPISRNKYKKVVDKYFWSIGEDI, from the coding sequence ATGATAACAATAGGAATATGTGATGATGAGTTAGACGTTAGAATGGATATAAAAAACGCTATACTAAATACAATGATAGATAAAGACATAGAGTATCAAGTTAAAGAATTTAGCAATGGTGAAGATGTTATAAAATATATAGAATTAGATAATGAAATAGATATACTTTTTTTAGATATACAAATGGATGGGTTGGATGGTATGGAAACTGCTCGTAAACTAAGAGAATATGATAGAACAACTGAGATAATATTTGTAACATCAATAGGAGAAAAAATAAGTGAAGCTTTTGAGGTAAGAGCATTTAGATTTATAAAAAAGCCAATACAACATGAAGTTATAGAAAAAAATCTAAAAGAGTGTGTGGTAGAAGTAGCTAAAAAAAGAGGCTGCTTTTTAAAAATAAAGACCGATAATGGATTTAAGAAAGTATATAGTAGAGATCTAATATATATAGAAGCAATTAATAAAAAAATAAAACTATGCACAAAAGAGGGAGAATTAGAATGTAGAGGTAACTTAAATGATATTGTGTCTAACTTTGAAAAACAATTATTTATACAATGTCATAGGAGTTATATTGTAAATATGATATATATTGAAGAGATTTACAATAGGGATATAATTATGGAAAATGGAGCTAGAATACCTATTAGCAGAAATAAATATAAAAAAGTAGTGGATAAATACTTCTGGTCAATAGGAGAGGATATATAA
- a CDS encoding S8 family serine peptidase has translation MKNIKIAVLDTGIDTEDKDIKDRYVYDKELQVDGIDNIDDVIGHGTLCAKTILERCPEAIIYPIKIFNDEGVTEVSKLIVALANLIGKNIDIINISASMIKENRLEDLRTVCNILRSEGKILVASKHKKAKNIKSYPASFDSVIGVKGYKRICKDDDYTYDSKRENQMYANGRDRLYKFKDSVTAFGKHSRASALAAGIIAEIMYKENTKDIYKIEQILKSKSNISETYKERRYKYKKEYVYDTIVRKIVDILNENFADGRINIEFLEKNSLINNMTGLYGDNAYDFVCMLNKEFGIDINYENLYLYEIENLYILSHIVHKELDK, from the coding sequence ATGAAAAATATAAAAATTGCTGTGTTAGATACTGGAATAGATACGGAAGATAAAGATATCAAAGATAGATATGTATATGATAAAGAATTGCAAGTTGATGGTATAGATAATATAGATGATGTAATAGGACATGGAACATTATGTGCAAAGACTATACTAGAAAGATGCCCAGAAGCGATAATATATCCTATTAAGATATTTAATGATGAAGGAGTGACTGAAGTATCAAAGCTTATAGTAGCATTAGCAAATCTAATTGGTAAAAATATAGATATAATAAATATATCAGCATCTATGATAAAAGAAAATAGACTTGAAGATTTGAGAACAGTATGTAATATTCTTAGAAGTGAAGGAAAGATACTAGTAGCTTCTAAACATAAAAAAGCAAAAAATATAAAAAGTTATCCAGCTTCATTTGACTCTGTAATAGGTGTGAAGGGATATAAGCGAATTTGTAAAGATGATGATTATACATATGATAGTAAAAGAGAAAACCAAATGTATGCAAATGGAAGAGATAGATTGTATAAATTTAAAGATAGTGTAACTGCATTTGGAAAGCATAGTAGAGCATCTGCATTAGCTGCGGGGATAATAGCAGAGATAATGTATAAAGAGAATACAAAAGATATTTATAAAATAGAGCAAATTTTAAAAAGTAAATCAAACATATCTGAAACATATAAAGAAAGAAGATACAAATATAAAAAAGAATATGTGTATGATACTATTGTTAGAAAGATTGTTGATATTTTGAATGAAAATTTTGCAGATGGACGAATAAATATAGAGTTTCTTGAAAAAAATAGTTTGATTAATAATATGACAGGGTTGTATGGAGATAATGCGTATGATTTTGTTTGTATGCTAAATAAAGAATTTGGCATAGATATAAATTATGAGAATTTGTACTTGTACGAAATAGAAAATTTGTACATTTTGAGCCATATTGTTCATAAAGAACTAGATAAATAA
- a CDS encoding ABC transporter ATP-binding protein, giving the protein MSIFTAMIMVIFITSIDLVLPMMTKNMVDKGITGKNLELLLKIIVAYSVMSVLARVLNLALGYIYATMRNRVAVKFRLKVLDHLSKLSGKFYTENKTGNLMSIVQSDIDIIENIDAELVFSIIKNSITAIISLYLMFRLQSVLFVVVVFIQILLVTTQRYFTKNIHSNVSMFRDEYGDTSNVVQEYVYNIMNVIISKSKRFFISQFIKGQRGLINKDIKIDVLMSGNMCVANIFNLMMSMAIYGYGGYMIINGDFTLGSLIAFQNYAGMLIGPCISIVNANNRIQQAKVSIERVYSILDEEPVIDEDQNMLEGLRADNIKEISVENVKFGYENDESEKKYILNNVSMKFKRGDISAIVGESGCGKSTLSKLMYRLWDVDDGSIKIDERDIRNIKLMSLRKCISVVSQEIVIFDSTIRNNISLGKKIPDDDILRVCSLAGLDDFISSLEAGLDTEIGEKGIKISGGQKQRISIARAMLCDSPIIIFDEATSALDNVSQDIIMDSIKKNLEDRIVIVIAHRLSTIKDVDKIFVMSNGKIAESGNHEELISKKGIYYKLYRNE; this is encoded by the coding sequence ATGAGTATTTTTACTGCAATGATAATGGTGATATTTATAACATCAATAGACCTTGTTCTGCCTATGATGACAAAAAATATGGTAGATAAAGGTATAACAGGAAAAAATCTTGAATTACTATTAAAAATAATTGTAGCTTATTCTGTAATGTCAGTTTTAGCTAGAGTTTTAAATTTGGCACTAGGCTATATATATGCAACTATGAGAAATAGGGTGGCTGTAAAGTTTAGATTGAAGGTATTAGATCATTTATCGAAGTTATCTGGGAAGTTCTATACAGAGAATAAAACTGGAAATCTTATGTCTATAGTACAATCTGATATAGATATAATAGAAAATATAGATGCGGAACTTGTATTTTCTATTATTAAAAATTCAATAACAGCGATTATTTCTCTCTACTTAATGTTCAGACTACAGTCTGTTCTTTTTGTAGTTGTTGTGTTTATACAAATATTACTTGTTACAACGCAGAGATACTTTACAAAAAATATACATTCTAATGTGAGTATGTTTAGAGATGAATATGGTGATACAAGCAATGTAGTTCAAGAATATGTTTATAATATAATGAATGTTATAATATCTAAGTCAAAGAGATTTTTTATATCGCAATTTATAAAAGGTCAGAGAGGACTTATAAATAAGGATATAAAAATAGATGTTCTTATGAGTGGGAATATGTGTGTTGCAAATATATTTAATCTTATGATGAGTATGGCTATATATGGATATGGTGGATATATGATAATAAATGGAGATTTTACATTAGGTTCATTAATAGCATTTCAAAACTATGCAGGAATGTTAATAGGTCCATGTATAAGTATTGTAAATGCAAATAATAGAATACAACAAGCTAAAGTTTCTATAGAAAGAGTATATTCTATATTAGATGAAGAGCCTGTTATAGATGAAGATCAAAATATGCTAGAAGGACTAAGAGCAGATAATATTAAAGAAATATCTGTTGAAAATGTAAAGTTTGGATATGAAAATGATGAATCGGAAAAGAAATATATCTTAAATAATGTATCTATGAAATTTAAAAGAGGAGATATTTCAGCTATTGTTGGAGAGAGTGGATGTGGAAAGTCAACTCTTTCAAAGCTTATGTATAGACTATGGGATGTTGATGATGGAAGTATTAAAATTGATGAAAGAGATATAAGAAATATAAAACTTATGTCTTTGAGAAAATGTATTTCTGTAGTTAGTCAAGAGATAGTTATATTTGATAGTACAATAAGAAATAATATATCATTAGGTAAAAAAATACCAGATGATGATATATTGAGAGTATGTAGCTTAGCTGGTTTGGATGATTTTATTTCTTCTCTTGAAGCTGGTTTAGATACAGAGATAGGGGAAAAAGGAATAAAAATATCTGGAGGACAAAAGCAAAGAATTTCTATAGCCAGAGCTATGTTATGTGATAGTCCAATTATTATATTTGATGAAGCTACATCAGCATTGGATAATGTATCTCAAGATATAATAATGGATAGTATAAAGAAGAACTTAGAAGATAGAATAGTAATAGTGATAGCACACAGATTATCTACTATAAAAGATGTAGACAAAATATTTGTAATGTCAAATGGTAAAATAGCAGAATCAGGAAATCACGAAGAACTTATATCTAAAAAGGGAATATACTATAAATTGTATAGAAATGAATAA